The nucleotide window GATATATGCAATGCAACGCATCCATGCAATTTTTACTTCACTCAAAAGATAAGTAAAGCTAATAGGTAGACAAGAGTAGAGTTAGCATATTATCAGATAATATGCTAACTCTACTCTTGTCTACCTATTAGCTTTACTTATCTTTTGAGTGAAGTAAAAATTGCATGGATGCGTTGCATTGCATATATCCGAAGCCCTTACTGTATAAGGCTTTCAGACGTTGCATAAGTTTGTTGCATACTTGCATTTGCGTGATCCCCAGATTATAGATATAAATTACTTATCTTATATATCATTTTATTTAAATATTTATATCATATAGGTCATTACTTAACTCCTAATATTTAAAATACTTATCTTATTTGCTTTACTTTTTTTCTTAAGTGAAGTAAAATAAAGATAAGAAAGTTAAGTAAGCTTTTTTCACCTAACAATTATTATTTTTCGCATCATGGCTAATTCTAAAGTTTCCTCTGCACCTTTACTATTGTTCTCAGTCTACATCTGTTTTATAGCGATCGCTAGTATTTTAATATTTGCAGTTATCATCATTTCAACTTTTGTAGTCCTTTCTTTTATTCTGCTTCAACGAAGCCACGGCGGACAGCATGATTTAAAATCATGCTTCCGTGGGCTTCAATCTTTTTACTTTGTTAGATATCAATCATCTAAATCCAGAAATAACGATTTTTATAATCAAGTTAAAGATTTAATGCTCACCATTTAATGCTCACCTATTAGTTAACTAGATATTTTCTTTTTAATCTTTACTCTCATTAACTTCACTCTTAAATACCAAATTACTATGAATATGATATTCACCAAGTCCGCAGCTTCTAGAATCCTTAATGTTTCCCCCAGCTTAGTTATTAAATTTGAAATCTGGCATTTCGCTAGTTACTTGATGTCTATAACTTTAATCACTCCTACCAATCTTTATTTTACTTTTCTTATTCATAATTATCTTTTTTATACTTGACTTTTTACAGAAAAAAAATAATATATAAATATAGAGGAAAAAAACCTCTAAAAAATCAAAAACCTCTGAAGCTGCTGACAACAGCCACAAGAGTATTAAACATTCTCTTATCGGTATTAAGACAATGACTAAACATATCATAGCACTTCTCGAAAATCTAGTTACAGAAGGTTTTGAAACTGAAATTAAAGACGATCAATGCTTTAAACTTCGTGGGACTTATCAAGGTTATCCCCTAGTAATATGCTCTGATCATCGTCGGCAAGAAATTTGGTTTATTAGTCGTACATTCCCAGGTATTGCAGAACTAAAATATTCTTATGAAAGATTCTATCTTAAGTTCTGCTAATAGTCTGTAGATAAGAATTAGCCCTCTTGGGCTAATCCCTTTTCTCTTTAACTTATTAGTTTTACTCTAAGCTTAACTTTTAATTAAAGACCTCCAATTATTTAAGAGTAAAGATAAGAACAAACTTAGCCAGTAATTCTTAATCTGCTCATTCTTCAAACGTCCCTACTTAATCAGGAAAATAATTACTATGACCGCAACAACAGTAATTTGTACTAATGCAGTTGAAATTGATACACCTCACATTTATATTACCCCTACGCTATACTCAGTTGTCGGTGTTAATTCTAGAGTTGGAATCTGGATTAATACTATCTCATTACCTCGACACATTAAAGCTCAAATTAATCGTATTTTCCCCAATTGTGAACCATCTCTTGATCAATTCCTGATCAAGGATACTGCGAATTTTCACGGCTTTGATATTTCTAAATTTAAAAACCTTGATTGTATTAATGCTCTTTCTACTTCCATTAAAGAGCATGGTAAAGCCTTTACTCTCTATCTTAACTCTGAAGGTGTAGAAATTGATAGTTTACATAGTGTCGATGAACTAATCACTAATTTTGAGGAGCATTATCAGGGCTGCTTCGATTCCATTGAGGATTATGTAGACTATTATTATCAAGAGACAGGATTACTCAATAGTATTAAAGCTGCTGGCTTACCCCGTTACTATATTGATTGGGTTGCTATTGCTCGTGACTGGGAATGTTCGGGGAATTATCTGTTTTTGAAAGAATCCTATGATCAAATCCATGTTTTTACTAATTATTAATTATTGATATTTATCTCTGCTCTTATAAATAATCTTTACTTTTATACTTGACTTTTAAGTGAAGATGTGAGATTATAGAAGAGTAGAGATAAGACAAGTCAATCCTCTACAAATGATAAGCCCCCAAAGACTGCTCGTAACAGTTTCGGGGGAAATGAACACAATACACAAGGTAATGAATATGTTCTTTGATAATATAACTCATTCTAGCTCCGAAGTACCGATTGTCTATATGTATAAATATTCCCTTGTCTTTGCTGATGATCATGGGGATGTAGTAGAAACTATCGCAGTATTCGATCATCTACCTACTTCTATCGATTGGGAATGCTGGAGTAATGGATGGGAGTTTCTCGGCTACAAACTTCAGAATCGACCTGTTTTAATTGAGTATTATGATATAGCTTATCCTAATAAAAATAAGATGAGCTAACTCTTTACAAATAATGATCCCCCAGACGAAAAGCAATAGTTTCGGGGGAAATGAACACAATACATAAAACATCTCTTCATTCTATTTTTTTCATGACTAACTATCAGATCGACCTTTGTGATGCAATTCCTGATATCGCTGCTAACTTAATTTATCAGTCCGAGTTCAATAACTTTCCACCTGATATCTTTGAGCAATTAGTCTTTGAAATTTTAGAGGAACTTATTGAAAGATTTTCTAGTGATCCTAAAGATTATCTACTACCCAAGCATCAAGAAAAAATAGAACAGATTGCTTACGACTATTTAGATCAAGACTTTGATAAATCTGAACTTAAGCAATATTTTCCTGGTGATTAATTACCATTTTACATTTTCTCATTGCCTAGTAAATCATCTTATCTTATCTTATCTTAAATTTATGCTCTCTTCTTATCTGGTTCAACGCTTTAATAGCCTTGGTATTCCTTTTGATCATGCGATTGCTAGTTTAATTAATCAATATCATACCTCTCAAGTTTCGGCTGCCTTAGATCACGTCGAACGTAACAGGGAATTTATCCGCTCTCCTAAAGCTGTTTTTCTCTACCAACTACCTAAACAACCAGTAATAGAAAATAAGCCTTTACTACCTATCTATTCTGCTTCTGATTTTTCAGGCTTTACTATTGCTCACCTTAAAACTTGGTATCCTAACCACTGGCGACAAGCTACCCTTCATTTTGGTTTAACTGTTCCACACTCTTAACCATAATTTTCATTCTCTGCTGTGATCTAATAAGTAATTTATTTCCAGCAGAGTAATCAACTAACTAAACCTCACTTTACATACTACTTACATTAATTTTTGATTAATTATGGGTTTAACAAATTGTTCCAATTGCCAATATTATAATTCTTTTCCTCATCATCAAGATGATATTTGTTGCAGCGTACAACCTGCTTACGCCACCATGTACAGTAAACTTAAAGATTTAGACTCCTATAGTATTAATTGTCTTCCCTTAGATGACTGTAACGATTTCCAGCTTGATCCTCAATTAGTAGAGAAAACCATTACTTTTTCTCTAACTTTTCAACAGTGGCAACAATTAGCCCGTGATTCCTCTTGCACATCTAATATCTTAAACTTTCTACAAAACTTAAAAATTGAATATACTTTATCTTTAACTATTTCTGATTGGCAAGCGATCGCTAATCATTCTTATAGTCAACCTGTGCTACAGCAATTAGAACAACAGCAAATTTACCCTAATGATTTAACTGAGGCATGGATTGAAATTGATTCTTCCTGTATTAATGCTACTGCTTACAATCAGCAAACATCAATACTTAAGATTCGTTTTAATAGTGGTTATGAATATAAGTATTTTAATGTTAGTCCTAATATTTTTGCCGACTTCTGTGCAGCAGATTCTAAAGGAAAATTCTTTAATCAATATATCAAGGATATTTACGACTACTCAATTTAACACAGGCTAGCTTAACAAGTCCGTGTCATCATACAATAATGTTGCAAAAATAGGTAAGTTCATTTTGCGAACTATTACTATCTCTTCTTATAACTGCGATGACTTTAACTGATCTTCCGAGTAAAGACATTATTTATTCGATCTGTTAATCACCTTTAATTTACCCTCACACATTATGCAATTACAAAAATGATGAGGAACTTTAGACTAAAATTTTGGGTATTTAGCCTTATTAATTAACACTGCTAAATTAAAGCCTTAAACAGTCATTATGTACACTAAAATTTTGAGCTGTGAAACGACGGCGAACTTGTACAGACTGTTAGCATCGAAGCTTGGAGCGCAATGTAAAATTTTTAACGGGCTAACCGCTCAGGCCCGATCATAACTTATACAACTACTCATATATTTGCAGTAACAACAATGGTAAATAATAGATTAACTGTTGATGCTCAAGCAATTTGAAGAGGGAAGATTAACTTTTATATCTACTAATCATCCTAGTAACTATTTTAATCAAGATTATTCAGCACAAATAAGTCACCTAGCCGACGCTTTATCCAGTCGCAGCAGTAATTTGTTAATCGAATAATTACATTAATACTATTTTTATTTATATCTAATTGAAAATGGTTAATAATTAGTGCTAAATAAAATAAATCGGTCAGGACGCAAACCTGAACCCATAGTGCGATCAGGTCTGATCGTTGAGCAATCTTTTATAAACGATAACTATTTTTTTGTTAACAATATTAAATAACTATGAAAATAATTGAATATCTTAAGCCTAATATAGAATCACAATTTAAATATAAATTTCCTGGTCATTCAGTAAATAGTCTATGTAAATTAAAATATTATTTTGCTGATAATTCAACTTCAAAACAGATTATTATTTTAACAGAACTATTAGATAATCCAGGGGCATCAATTACTAATGCTGCTGAATTTTTATACCCTCAATTAAGAAACTTTTTTTGTCGAAAATATGAAATAGATCTTCAACCGAACGCAATTCTTATTGAGCATTATCAAGCCAATCATTACGGTGATATCGAACCACCTCGATTTTCTTTATTTGATCTAGAAGGAAGATTCAAACATCTTTCAGTAGAAGATTTAGCATTGATATTTAAGGAAAATTATTCTAATCAGTGGCAAGCGATTGCTACTTTAGAGTATTTATATCAAGGAAATAAATCAGAATAATTGTCATAGATAACACATTAGTTAATTAAGCGATTTAAATTTATTGCCCATTTTTATTACGCTTCATTATTTTCTTTAAATAATCCAAAGAATAACCACGCCCTACCGCATCCTCCCACTTTTCCCATGATCCAGATAATAATACCCATTGCTCCCCTTCTTTGATTTCTTGACCACTACAATAACCAAGTTCACGAGCTAAATCATACCAATGACGAAATATAGCAGCCGTGTCCACCTCTGTTAATGATTCTGAATTTTCTACAACTTGCCCCGTTGCCCATCCTTGTTTGAGTGCTGCCACGAAATATCCAGAAGGATTCGGTATATATTGATCCCGCCTTCTGGATTTCATTATGGCGATCGCTCCTTTAACTTGTTCTGCTGTGTACATTTTTAGCAAGTTGACCACAGTTTTATTTACTGGTATCCCTGTACTATCTAACAAAGGTATCAACTCTCTCCATCTTTCGTTGACTATATAATCAACCTGGGGGACTGTTTTGTTTTCATCAAGATTTTGTTTATTTAGTTCTGATTCTTCGTTATTTTGGGCAACAGAGGCAGTTAAATCTTGTCTTGGTGATTCTACTCTCTGTTGGTTTCCCTCTTGATTTAAATTTAATTTTTCAGAGGCAGCAGCAATATCAAATTCTTGCTTGACTTGTTTGAATTGGCGATTACCCAAAGGGTACGCTACGCGATCGATTTGGTTTTGTTTTGTTGTTATATCTAATGATGTATTCTTTGTTTCATTATATGAGATGTTACTATCCCTCATCTCAAGGTGTTGGTTATTCTCATCTTGATCTGTGTACTTCCACATCTCGGAGATTTCAATACTTTGGGAACTTTGGGACTTGAGATATTCATTTAATCGATCGCTATCTAAAGTGTAATAGTTTGTCTGATTCCACTGTTTCGATTTGTACCTGATTACTTTGACGATACCGAGCGATCGCAGCAAAGACATTGCCTTCCTAAATTGCCATACGCTCAACCAGCTAAATTGCTCTTTTACCCACTGGTAAAATGTGTTGTATACGTATTTAATCCCGTTTACTATTACCCCAACATCCTTCTTCTTCATCCAGTAATGTAGTTGTTGGACTATTATTGCTGCGTTTACGTCTCCTAACGCAGTGGCTATGGAAGCATCAAAGTGTCTAGTGCTGCTTGGGGAGGTCGCCAAGATACTACTCATTACCACTCACCTCCTGCCAATGCTTCTAAGTCTTGGGTAAAGAACTGCGATGCACCACAACTGGATAAAACGGCAGCTACCAATGCCCGTTTTTGCGCCATCTTACATATCGTGTTTGTTAGGTCAAAGATTTTATATTTCTGGCAATCGTATTTTTTCTCTTTGGAGTTACAACTACCATCCCCTTGTCCGACCATTTCTCCTTGTCTAACTAACGTACATCTGTAGTGATAGTGAAATAGAGGTTTATCAAAATCGGTCACGAAATGGATTAATTCGTAGCTTGGGCGTAGGCTGAACAACCTACACAGTTTCTCTGCTCCTGGTTTCAATAAGGTGGGCTTCGATGTGCTTGGTATCACTCCATAGTCTATGTTCTCTACCATCTGGGTTTTTACAAACCTCACCATCAATCTGTAATGTTGAGCAGTATGAGACAGGGCATTCTGGTATATAGGGTCAATAGTTTCTGTAGCTACTATCAACCCTTGTTTTGGGATTTTATTCATTCTTTTTAACTGATATTTTTGACCACGGAAAGAAACCACCATTACTCCAAGACAAGTAATGATGGTTGAT belongs to Chondrocystis sp. NIES-4102 and includes:
- a CDS encoding antirestriction protein, producing the protein MTATTVICTNAVEIDTPHIYITPTLYSVVGVNSRVGIWINTISLPRHIKAQINRIFPNCEPSLDQFLIKDTANFHGFDISKFKNLDCINALSTSIKEHGKAFTLYLNSEGVEIDSLHSVDELITNFEEHYQGCFDSIEDYVDYYYQETGLLNSIKAAGLPRYYIDWVAIARDWECSGNYLFLKESYDQIHVFTNY